In the genome of Enterococcus hirae ATCC 9790, one region contains:
- a CDS encoding alpha/beta hydrolase: protein MTALFDINFFSKTLNMNTTMKVIVPQRQNHSIGVSQAPESETYKILYLLHGMTDDHTIWLRRSNIERYVSDKNMIVVMPNVHLSWYTDTKYGLNYWKFISEELLQICHEFFPYISSKRTDHLVAGLSMGGYGAIKLAMKRSDYFAYGASLSGALDVVNGLKNNKQQSLTGQPLSDQEKLYWQGIFGNFAQAESENLFTMLEAGLGKEATNYFACCGYQDFLYDHTKAFEKECHKKKYQLITDYSNGSHEWGYWDKQIFKVLDWYEENEKGVENGTSKIK from the coding sequence ATGACAGCTCTTTTTGATATTAATTTTTTTTCCAAAACATTGAATATGAACACGACAATGAAGGTGATCGTCCCTCAAAGACAGAACCATTCAATCGGTGTGTCACAAGCTCCCGAATCTGAAACTTATAAAATTTTATATTTGCTTCATGGAATGACTGATGATCATACAATTTGGTTAAGGCGCTCTAATATCGAGCGTTATGTCTCAGATAAAAATATGATCGTAGTAATGCCAAATGTACACTTGTCATGGTATACAGATACAAAATACGGGCTGAATTACTGGAAATTCATTTCGGAAGAATTACTACAGATTTGTCATGAATTTTTCCCATATATTTCCTCAAAAAGAACTGATCATCTCGTTGCTGGACTATCAATGGGGGGCTATGGCGCGATCAAACTAGCGATGAAACGTAGTGATTATTTTGCCTATGGAGCTTCATTGTCTGGCGCATTAGATGTGGTTAACGGGTTAAAGAACAATAAGCAGCAGTCTTTGACTGGGCAACCATTGTCTGACCAGGAAAAACTCTATTGGCAAGGGATTTTCGGAAATTTTGCACAAGCGGAATCAGAAAATCTTTTTACAATGTTGGAAGCGGGTCTCGGTAAAGAAGCAACGAACTATTTTGCTTGCTGTGGCTATCAAGATTTTTTATATGACCATACAAAAGCTTTTGAAAAAGAATGTCACAAGAAAAAGTACCAATTGATAACCGATTATTCTAATGGAAGTCACGAATGGGGCTATTGGGATAAACAAATTTTTAAGGTACTAGATTGGTATGAAGAAAATGAAAAGGGTGTAGAAAATGGAACATCAAAAATTAAATGA
- a CDS encoding glycoside hydrolase family 1 protein — MEHQKLNDFPEDFLWGSASAAYQVEGAYDEDGKGESVWDKFVKIPGKTFKGTTGEIAVDHYHRFKQDIALMKEQGLKTYRFSVSWTRIFPNGRGAINQAGLAFYQRLVDELIDNDIEPMLTLYHWDLPQALQEEYQGWESRKIIEDFTNYAQVLFEAFRGKVHYWISLNEQNIFISHGYLLAAHPPGVSDPKRMYHANHMANLANAAVINKFHELEMPGKIGPSFAYSPNYAIDSNPQNVLAAENAEDLLANFWMDIYMQGRYPLAALRYLEEKGWAPEIEPGDMALLASAKPDFLGINYYQSTTNGFNPLTGVGFGEMNTTGKKGTSGESGLPGVYKKVPNPFVERTNWDWEIDPSGLRIALRRIASRYQTPIIITENGLGEYDKLTENNQIHDSYRITYLKNHIQAIQEALTDGVEVLGYCTWSYTDLLSWLNGYQKRYGFVYVDQDELQKGSLKRYKKDSYFWYQKVIASNGSNLEGV; from the coding sequence ATGGAACATCAAAAATTAAATGACTTCCCAGAAGACTTCTTGTGGGGCTCTGCTTCAGCGGCCTATCAAGTAGAAGGTGCTTATGATGAAGATGGCAAAGGAGAATCTGTTTGGGATAAATTCGTAAAAATTCCTGGTAAAACATTTAAAGGAACAACAGGAGAAATTGCAGTTGATCACTATCACCGTTTTAAACAAGATATTGCATTAATGAAAGAACAAGGCTTGAAAACTTATCGATTTTCCGTGTCGTGGACTCGGATTTTTCCTAACGGCAGAGGAGCAATCAATCAAGCTGGTTTAGCCTTTTATCAACGTTTAGTGGATGAATTGATCGACAATGACATTGAACCTATGTTGACGTTATATCATTGGGATCTTCCTCAAGCATTACAAGAAGAGTATCAAGGATGGGAATCTCGAAAAATTATCGAAGATTTTACCAACTATGCCCAAGTATTGTTTGAAGCATTTCGTGGAAAAGTTCATTATTGGATAAGCTTGAATGAGCAGAACATATTTATTTCCCATGGGTATTTGTTAGCTGCTCATCCACCAGGAGTTAGTGATCCTAAGCGTATGTATCATGCAAATCATATGGCAAATCTTGCAAATGCAGCAGTAATCAATAAATTTCATGAATTAGAGATGCCAGGTAAGATTGGACCAAGTTTTGCTTATTCTCCAAACTATGCCATTGATAGTAATCCCCAAAACGTTCTTGCTGCAGAAAATGCGGAGGATCTACTTGCAAATTTTTGGATGGATATTTACATGCAGGGGCGTTATCCGCTAGCTGCTTTGCGCTATTTAGAAGAAAAGGGCTGGGCACCTGAAATTGAACCAGGAGATATGGCGTTGTTAGCAAGTGCCAAACCAGACTTTTTAGGGATCAATTATTATCAGTCAACAACCAATGGATTTAATCCGCTAACAGGAGTTGGTTTTGGTGAAATGAATACGACTGGTAAAAAAGGAACTTCTGGAGAAAGTGGTCTTCCAGGAGTCTACAAAAAAGTCCCAAATCCTTTTGTTGAACGAACAAATTGGGATTGGGAGATTGATCCAAGTGGGCTGAGAATTGCTTTAAGAAGAATTGCTAGTCGTTATCAAACACCCATCATCATTACTGAAAATGGGCTGGGGGAATACGATAAACTAACTGAAAATAACCAGATTCATGACAGCTATCGAATCACGTATCTCAAAAATCATATTCAAGCGATTCAAGAAGCTTTAACAGACGGTGTCGAAGTTTTAGGTTATTGTACTTGGTCATATACTGATTTACTTAGTTGGTTAAATGGCTATCAAAAGCGCTATGGATTTGTATATGTTGATCAAGATGAGTTGCAAAAAGGAAGCCTTAAGCGTTACAAAAAAGACAGTTATTTTTGGTATCAAAAGGTCATTGCAAGTAATGGCAGCAATTTGGAAGGAGTATAG
- a CDS encoding ROK family protein — translation MGILALDFGGTSIKYGLWKEELIEQGVTPLPKTWEEALKAIEKILERYRNDGYLIDGIATSVPGAVSQEEDKIYGLTAIDYIHHRSFTQELSDYFQLPVTMENDANCAALSEIWKGHADDAQSILYFVFGTGVGGAIIQNRQIQAGKHQFGGEFGYMMLNEEGSFSELASIVRTTALYNQRQNQSIDGQELFVRATNGDELAKYLITQFCRYSARGIYNLMISFDPDKIIIGGAISSNSLFIKKMKEEIECLRTRTGAQRVETEILPSKFGNNANLVGAVYNFMIKKAK, via the coding sequence ATGGGCATTTTAGCTTTAGATTTTGGGGGTACATCAATCAAATACGGACTTTGGAAAGAGGAATTGATTGAACAAGGTGTGACGCCACTGCCCAAAACTTGGGAGGAAGCTTTAAAAGCAATCGAAAAAATTTTGGAACGTTATCGAAACGATGGGTATCTGATTGATGGGATAGCAACTAGTGTACCTGGAGCTGTGAGTCAAGAAGAAGACAAAATTTATGGATTAACGGCAATTGATTACATTCATCACAGAAGTTTCACTCAGGAGCTATCTGATTATTTTCAATTACCTGTTACTATGGAAAATGATGCGAATTGTGCTGCTTTGTCAGAAATATGGAAAGGGCATGCAGATGATGCTCAAAGTATTTTATATTTTGTTTTTGGTACAGGTGTAGGTGGTGCTATTATCCAAAATAGACAAATTCAGGCAGGAAAACATCAATTTGGGGGAGAATTTGGCTATATGATGCTAAATGAAGAGGGTTCATTTAGTGAATTAGCAAGTATTGTTCGTACAACTGCCTTATACAATCAACGTCAAAACCAGTCGATTGATGGGCAAGAATTGTTCGTGCGTGCAACAAATGGGGATGAATTAGCAAAATATTTAATCACACAATTTTGTCGGTATAGTGCTAGAGGTATTTATAATCTGATGATCAGTTTTGACCCAGATAAAATAATTATTGGGGGAGCCATTTCCAGTAACTCATTATTTATCAAGAAGATGAAAGAAGAAATAGAATGTTTACGGACGCGGACAGGAGCACAGCGAGTGGAAACTGAGATTCTACCTTCAAAATTTGGAAATAATGCCAATTTAGTTGGTGCTGTGTACAATTTTATGATCAAAAAAGCTAAGTAA
- a CDS encoding DUF4352 domain-containing protein: MLGEDGKRYVVKEKKPFYKKVWFWVLAIILVAIIGSALGGSDDNKASDNGGEKVTKTSSTKEATSSSSSKEAQESFYQVGDTVKVGDAEYTLNSVELTDERNQFADEQPAQVVKITYTIKNNGQNDLPVGMDVEVYGSDDKKASSYPNDNTMGSVAPDKVMDCTAHFGLNQTGDIEIQFSPLVSIEKAAKFKATV, from the coding sequence GTGTTAGGGGAAGATGGCAAACGTTACGTAGTAAAGGAGAAAAAGCCATTTTATAAAAAAGTTTGGTTTTGGGTACTAGCAATCATTCTTGTAGCAATAATTGGATCTGCACTGGGTGGCTCAGATGACAATAAAGCAAGTGATAACGGCGGAGAAAAAGTGACAAAAACAAGTTCTACTAAAGAAGCTACATCAAGCTCTTCTTCAAAAGAAGCGCAAGAAAGTTTTTACCAAGTTGGGGATACTGTAAAAGTTGGCGATGCTGAGTACACATTAAACAGTGTGGAACTTACTGACGAAAGAAATCAATTTGCAGATGAACAACCTGCTCAAGTAGTCAAGATTACTTACACAATTAAAAACAATGGTCAAAATGACCTTCCTGTAGGAATGGATGTAGAAGTTTATGGCTCAGACGATAAAAAAGCTTCTTCTTATCCAAATGACAATACAATGGGATCAGTTGCTCCTGATAAAGTAATGGATTGTACTGCTCATTTTGGTCTGAATCAAACTGGAGACATCGAAATTCAGTTTAGTCCATTAGTTTCTATCGAAAAAGCGGCTAAATTTAAAGCAACAGTCTAG
- a CDS encoding DUF1093 domain-containing protein: MKKGIFGVIVLILLGVGGFFGYKYYSETYKTTTAYTKIPTEVPEKTKSKNSDGKIIAGEYSYHYDVTFVKADGKATKRTFSVSGEAPQPLKPGSYVQADISDKRTSSPRVIAEEKIPKEIKNKVDELN, from the coding sequence ATGAAAAAGGGAATATTCGGGGTTATTGTATTAATTTTATTAGGAGTTGGAGGATTTTTCGGTTACAAATATTATAGCGAAACGTATAAAACAACTACTGCATACACTAAGATTCCAACAGAAGTGCCAGAAAAAACGAAATCAAAGAACAGCGATGGGAAAATCATTGCGGGTGAATATAGTTACCATTATGACGTGACTTTTGTAAAAGCTGATGGTAAAGCAACCAAACGAACATTTAGTGTGAGTGGAGAAGCACCACAACCATTGAAACCAGGTAGTTACGTGCAAGCTGACATCAGTGACAAAAGAACAAGTTCTCCTAGAGTAATTGCAGAAGAAAAGATTCCTAAAGAAATCAAAAATAAAGTAGACGAATTAAATTAG
- a CDS encoding cold-shock protein yields the protein MNNGTVKWFNADKGFGFITAEDGNDVFAHFSAIQGDGFKTLDEGQAVTFDIEDGQRGPQAVNIVKG from the coding sequence ATGAATAACGGTACAGTAAAATGGTTTAACGCAGACAAAGGTTTTGGATTTATCACTGCTGAAGATGGAAATGATGTTTTTGCACATTTCTCAGCTATCCAAGGTGACGGTTTCAAAACATTAGACGAAGGTCAAGCAGTGACTTTTGATATTGAAGACGGTCAACGTGGCCCTCAAGCAGTAAACATCGTAAAAGGTTAA
- a CDS encoding TIGR02328 family protein: MRLWHEELIPLLPRKQLLGQHRECCALRGNGWGRKHATVDYVFQHSPYKLYQYHQLILTEMKNRHYLPSPEWSVPEYRGKACDPYTNLSPQKQTSPIYPEHDEDYLMICLTNLKQKGIDLIHIKAMDS; this comes from the coding sequence ATGCGCTTATGGCATGAAGAATTAATCCCTTTGCTTCCTAGAAAACAATTATTAGGTCAACATAGAGAATGTTGTGCATTAAGAGGTAATGGTTGGGGAAGAAAGCATGCAACAGTTGATTATGTCTTCCAACATTCTCCTTACAAGCTTTATCAGTATCACCAACTTATTCTTACTGAAATGAAAAATCGCCATTATCTTCCTTCTCCAGAATGGTCTGTCCCGGAGTACCGTGGGAAAGCCTGTGATCCTTATACTAATCTTTCTCCTCAAAAACAAACTTCACCTATTTATCCAGAGCATGACGAGGACTACCTGATGATCTGTTTAACAAACCTTAAACAAAAAGGAATTGATTTAATCCATATAAAAGCTATGGATTCTTAA